The following are encoded in a window of Trichocoleus desertorum ATA4-8-CV12 genomic DNA:
- a CDS encoding PEP-CTERM sorting domain-containing protein (PEP-CTERM proteins occur, often in large numbers, in the proteomes of bacteria that also encode an exosortase, a predicted intramembrane cysteine proteinase. The presence of a PEP-CTERM domain at a protein's C-terminus predicts cleavage within the sorting domain, followed by covalent anchoring to some some component of the (usually Gram-negative) cell surface. Many PEP-CTERM proteins exhibit an unusual sequence composition that includes large numbers of potential glycosylation sites. Expression of one such protein has been shown restore the ability of a bacterium to form floc, a type of biofilm.), producing the protein MKITAFFPATLAATGVAIATSAFSAANAASLSFGIEEFTGDDAAVNFLLEDFATNTVRFTVSVDQSISSGDIVGVFFNVNNLFPVAPNNFTAKLIDVNPDAGTDNGLPSTFTFDNDGITNDKDLDENVNLNGDGVKRSFDFGIQIGEGGAFDKGAEDFFSKVIFDIQALGLTVDQFVNQSFGTRLKSVGSNRQGSSKLEGPSPTPTPTPTPTPTPTPTPTPTPQPEPVPEPGAVLGLTLIGGALKLLRDRKQR; encoded by the coding sequence GCAGCCAATGCCGCCTCTCTTAGCTTCGGTATTGAGGAATTCACTGGAGATGACGCAGCAGTTAACTTCTTGCTAGAGGACTTTGCGACAAATACAGTACGCTTTACTGTGTCTGTTGACCAAAGCATCAGCAGCGGTGATATTGTCGGTGTCTTTTTCAACGTCAACAATCTCTTCCCCGTTGCTCCCAATAACTTTACAGCTAAACTAATTGATGTAAATCCGGATGCTGGAACTGACAACGGTCTGCCTAGCACTTTCACCTTTGATAATGATGGGATAACTAATGACAAAGATTTAGACGAAAATGTGAATCTCAATGGAGATGGAGTTAAGCGGTCGTTTGACTTTGGCATACAAATTGGTGAAGGCGGAGCTTTTGACAAAGGAGCAGAAGATTTCTTCTCAAAAGTAATTTTTGACATTCAGGCTCTTGGCTTGACAGTTGATCAGTTTGTGAACCAAAGCTTTGGTACCCGCCTAAAAAGTGTAGGATCTAACCGTCAAGGTAGCAGCAAACTTGAGGGACCGTCTCCAACCCCAACTCCTACTCCAACTCCTACTCCAACTCCTACTCCAACCCCAACCCCAACCCCACAACCTGAGCCTGTCCCTGAACCAGGCGCTGTGTTGGGTCTGACTTTGATCGGTGGAGCCTTAAAGCTATTGCGCGATCGCAAGCAGCGCTAA